A region of uncultured Carboxylicivirga sp. DNA encodes the following proteins:
- the alaS gene encoding alanine--tRNA ligase, which yields MMTASEIRKSFWDFFRSKQHKIVLSAPMVVKNDPTLMFTNAGMNQFKDIFLGNNEPVSPRVANSQKCLRVSGKHNDLEEVGHDTYHHTMFEMLGNWSFGDYFKKEAIEWAWEYLTEVLKIDKDRLYVTVFEGSKEDNVERDNEAADNWKEWISADRIIDGNKKDNFWEMGDTGPCGPCSEIHIDMRSDDERAKVDGKSLVNKDHPQVIEIWNLVFIQFNRKANGELVPLPNKHVDTGMGFERLCRAIQGKTSNYDTDIFQPLLNKIAELSGFEYGKEEEIDIAMRVVSDHVRTIAFSITDGQLPSNNKAGYVIRRILRRAVRYSYTFLNSKEAFIYKLIDTLIATMGEAYPELQAQKVLVEKVIKEEEESFLRTLSTGINMLDKIIADTKEKNFNVVHGAVAFELYDTFGFPLDLTELILKENGLVVNREEFQIEMDKQKERARNATAIETDDWQVLQQDDREEFIGYDYLETEVFITRYRKIKAKNKELYQLVFNITPFYAESGGQVGDSGYIQQGDEKISIIDTKKENNLIVHLVKQLPSNVNGNFKAVVNISARQSTANNHTATHLLHGALREVLGTHVEQKGSLVHPEYLRFDFAHFQKVSEEELDKVAAIVNSKIRQNINLEENREIPYPKALEMGAMALFGEKYGDLVRTIKFGESVELCGGTHVKATGELGFFKIISESSIAAGIRRIEAVTGSKAEEFINQQFGLIKELQNMFKNPANLKKNIESLMEENLVMSKEVQGMKKNALTIEKRNIMDSAKEFNGVSLMATKVKPVIADQLKDLAHMIKNESDDNVVVVLGGEVAGKPQLAILIGEKLTKEFDLNAGTIVREAAKRMQGGGGGQPFFATAGGKNLDGLDTAIEEAVILIKNKLEA from the coding sequence ATGATGACGGCATCTGAAATCAGGAAGAGTTTTTGGGATTTTTTCAGATCAAAACAACACAAAATCGTTCTTTCTGCACCAATGGTTGTAAAGAACGATCCTACTTTGATGTTCACAAATGCTGGTATGAACCAGTTTAAAGACATTTTTTTGGGAAATAACGAACCCGTTAGTCCAAGGGTAGCCAATTCACAAAAATGTCTACGAGTATCTGGTAAACACAATGACCTGGAAGAAGTTGGGCATGATACCTATCATCACACTATGTTTGAAATGCTAGGCAACTGGTCTTTTGGCGATTACTTTAAAAAAGAAGCTATTGAATGGGCCTGGGAATACCTGACTGAAGTATTAAAGATAGACAAGGACAGATTATATGTAACTGTTTTTGAAGGCAGCAAAGAAGATAACGTTGAACGTGATAATGAAGCTGCAGATAACTGGAAAGAATGGATTTCGGCCGATCGTATTATCGATGGAAATAAAAAGGATAATTTCTGGGAAATGGGAGACACTGGCCCTTGTGGTCCATGCTCAGAAATTCATATCGACATGCGTTCAGATGATGAGCGTGCTAAAGTTGACGGCAAATCATTGGTTAATAAAGACCACCCACAGGTAATAGAAATCTGGAACCTTGTATTTATTCAATTCAACAGAAAAGCAAACGGCGAGTTAGTGCCACTTCCAAATAAACACGTGGATACCGGTATGGGATTTGAACGTTTGTGTCGTGCCATACAAGGAAAAACGTCCAACTACGACACTGATATTTTCCAGCCATTACTTAATAAAATAGCAGAACTTTCAGGTTTTGAATACGGCAAAGAAGAAGAGATAGATATCGCCATGCGTGTAGTTTCTGATCACGTCAGAACCATTGCATTTTCTATTACTGATGGTCAGTTACCTTCTAACAACAAGGCGGGTTATGTAATTCGTCGAATTCTTCGTCGTGCAGTTCGTTACAGTTATACCTTCCTGAACAGTAAGGAAGCCTTTATTTACAAACTTATTGATACGCTTATTGCCACAATGGGCGAAGCTTATCCTGAGTTGCAGGCACAAAAAGTTCTTGTAGAAAAAGTTATCAAAGAAGAGGAAGAATCTTTCTTAAGAACTTTATCTACAGGTATAAATATGCTGGATAAAATCATTGCCGACACTAAAGAGAAAAACTTCAATGTTGTACATGGTGCTGTGGCATTTGAATTATACGACACATTTGGATTTCCATTAGATCTAACGGAACTGATCTTAAAAGAAAACGGATTGGTTGTTAATCGCGAAGAGTTCCAGATTGAGATGGATAAACAAAAGGAACGTGCTCGTAACGCAACAGCCATTGAAACTGACGACTGGCAAGTTCTACAGCAAGACGATCGCGAAGAATTTATCGGATACGATTATCTCGAAACTGAAGTTTTTATCACCAGATATCGAAAAATAAAAGCTAAAAACAAAGAACTTTACCAACTTGTATTCAACATAACTCCTTTTTATGCCGAGAGCGGTGGTCAGGTTGGAGATTCCGGTTATATCCAGCAGGGCGATGAGAAAATTTCAATCATCGATACAAAAAAAGAGAACAACCTTATTGTACACCTGGTTAAACAATTACCGAGCAATGTCAATGGTAATTTTAAAGCTGTGGTTAATATAAGTGCTCGTCAGAGTACTGCCAATAATCACACTGCCACACACCTTCTGCATGGTGCACTGCGCGAAGTTTTAGGAACACATGTAGAACAAAAAGGATCGTTGGTACACCCTGAATATTTACGTTTCGATTTTGCCCATTTCCAAAAGGTTTCTGAAGAAGAACTGGATAAAGTAGCTGCTATTGTAAACAGTAAAATCAGACAAAATATTAATTTGGAAGAGAATCGTGAAATCCCATATCCTAAAGCATTAGAAATGGGAGCTATGGCTCTTTTTGGTGAGAAATACGGTGATTTGGTTCGTACCATCAAATTTGGAGAATCAGTTGAGCTTTGCGGTGGAACACATGTGAAAGCAACAGGTGAACTGGGATTTTTTAAGATCATCAGTGAATCATCAATTGCGGCAGGTATTCGACGCATTGAAGCCGTTACGGGTTCGAAAGCAGAAGAATTCATCAACCAACAGTTTGGTTTGATTAAGGAATTGCAGAACATGTTTAAAAACCCTGCTAACCTTAAGAAAAACATCGAAAGCCTGATGGAGGAAAATCTTGTAATGAGTAAAGAAGTTCAAGGCATGAAGAAAAATGCTTTGACCATTGAAAAACGCAATATTATGGATTCTGCCAAGGAATTTAATGGTGTTAGTCTGATGGCGACTAAAGTCAAACCAGTTATTGCTGATCAGCTAAAAGATCTGGCTCATATGATTAAAAACGAGTCAGATGATAATGTAGTGGTTGTTCTCGGTGGTGAAGTAGCAGGTAAACCGCAGCTGGCGATTTTAATTGGCGAAAAATTAACGAAAGAATTTGACCTTAATGCAGGTACTATTGTACGCGAAGCTGCCAAACGTATGCAAGGTGGTGGCGGTGGTCAACCATTTTTTGCAACTGCAGGTGGTAAAAATCTGGATGGATTAGACACAGCCATTGAAGAAGCTGTTATTCTGATAAAAAACAAACTGGAAGCATAA